In a genomic window of Hyphomonas sp.:
- a CDS encoding nucleoside hydrolase-like domain-containing protein gives MAAEPVSGQAVQAPVEKHRVVILTDMEADPDDTQSLIRLLLYANEIDIEALVATTSIWKQDNIRPDSIRRTLGKYGEVYDTLSQHADGYPEEAALQALVMGGQPGYGMASVGAGLSTEGSDAIIRLLEAEDDRPLWISVWGGVNTLAQALHDIRATRPGAEADRLISKLRVYTISDQDDSGIWIRREFPDLFYIVSPGEYGRSTWTAITRAFPGFEDHISNQWIAENIQQAHGPLGAHYPDVVWGMEGDTPAFLSLIPNGLNVPDRPDWGGWGGRYELYTPSAEEIGVGPGKLGSGGVPLDPEPRPIWTNASDSYTPWVPQKDGRAIGPADETHDNNHVTLLRWKSDFQRDFAARMDWTVSSYEDANHPPVVKLAHDHHLTAKSGTHIGLDAFGTYDPDGDSLSYHWFNYPEAGSLDEPIDMGHAVNDFDVWFRLPEVTQTETAHFIVKVTDKGTPALTRYARVIVTIKP, from the coding sequence ATGGCGGCAGAACCGGTTAGCGGGCAGGCGGTGCAGGCACCCGTCGAAAAGCATCGTGTGGTCATCCTGACAGACATGGAAGCCGACCCCGACGACACTCAATCCCTGATCCGTCTTCTGCTCTATGCCAACGAGATAGATATCGAGGCTCTGGTCGCGACCACGTCGATCTGGAAACAGGACAATATCCGTCCCGACTCCATCCGGCGTACGCTGGGAAAGTATGGAGAGGTCTACGACACGCTCAGCCAGCATGCGGACGGTTATCCGGAAGAAGCGGCGCTGCAGGCGCTCGTGATGGGCGGACAGCCGGGCTATGGCATGGCGAGTGTGGGCGCTGGTCTATCGACCGAAGGATCGGATGCCATCATTCGCCTGCTGGAGGCAGAAGATGACCGACCGCTCTGGATCTCGGTCTGGGGCGGGGTGAACACGCTCGCCCAGGCACTGCACGACATTCGCGCAACGCGACCCGGCGCAGAGGCTGACCGGTTGATCTCGAAGCTCCGTGTCTACACAATTTCCGATCAGGACGACAGCGGCATATGGATACGCCGCGAGTTTCCGGACCTGTTCTACATTGTCAGCCCCGGGGAGTATGGCCGGTCAACCTGGACCGCCATAACGCGCGCCTTTCCCGGTTTCGAGGACCATATCTCCAATCAGTGGATAGCGGAAAACATCCAGCAGGCTCACGGGCCGCTGGGCGCGCACTATCCGGATGTGGTCTGGGGCATGGAAGGTGACACGCCGGCCTTTCTCTCGCTCATTCCCAATGGACTGAATGTGCCGGACCGCCCGGACTGGGGTGGCTGGGGCGGTCGTTACGAACTCTATACGCCGAGTGCGGAAGAGATTGGCGTTGGTCCCGGCAAGCTCGGTTCGGGGGGTGTGCCACTCGATCCGGAGCCGCGCCCGATCTGGACCAATGCGTCGGACAGCTACACCCCCTGGGTGCCGCAAAAGGATGGCCGCGCCATCGGCCCGGCAGACGAGACCCATGACAACAATCACGTGACCCTCCTGCGCTGGAAGAGTGATTTCCAGCGGGATTTTGCCGCCCGGATGGATTGGACTGTTTCAAGCTATGAGGACGCCAATCATCCGCCTGTGGTGAAGCTCGCCCATGATCACCACCTGACCGCAAAGTCCGGCACGCATATTGGGCTGGACGCGTTCGGGACATATGATCCCGACGGCGACAGTCTCAGCTATCACTGGTTCAACTATCCCGAAGCCGGCAGCCTGGACGAGCCCATAGACATGGGGCATGCGGTCAATGACTTCGATGTCTGGTTCAGGCTTC